From Salinirubellus salinus, the proteins below share one genomic window:
- a CDS encoding ABC transporter ATP-binding protein, producing the protein MSEPLLDVSDVSAGYDDMHVIEGADLRVDPGEFIAIVGPNGAGKSTLLRTLVGGTTLYQGTVTYRGDDITWTPRHDIIEDGIGYIPQDEAVFPDLTVWENLRMGGYTSPDGFEARLAEVYDLFPRLEERETQRADSLSGGESRMLAVARALMPDPELLLVDEPSAGLAPQIVERMFDKLEEIHEDGTSVLLVEQNVDAALGAADRIYTLEGGEIDDRGTTDQFSDSDAAERLGW; encoded by the coding sequence ATGAGCGAGCCGCTCCTCGACGTCAGCGACGTCTCGGCCGGCTACGACGACATGCACGTCATCGAGGGCGCGGACCTCCGGGTCGACCCCGGCGAGTTCATCGCCATCGTCGGTCCCAACGGGGCGGGGAAGTCGACCCTGCTCCGGACCCTCGTCGGGGGGACGACGCTCTATCAGGGTACGGTCACGTACCGCGGTGACGACATCACCTGGACGCCTCGTCACGACATCATCGAGGACGGGATCGGCTACATCCCGCAGGACGAGGCCGTCTTCCCCGACCTCACCGTCTGGGAGAATCTACGGATGGGCGGCTACACCAGTCCCGACGGCTTCGAAGCGCGCCTCGCGGAGGTGTACGACCTGTTCCCCCGGCTCGAGGAGCGGGAGACGCAGCGTGCGGACAGTCTCTCTGGGGGGGAGAGTCGGATGCTCGCAGTCGCCCGGGCGTTGATGCCGGACCCCGAGCTGTTGCTGGTGGACGAACCCTCTGCAGGGCTGGCCCCGCAGATCGTCGAGCGGATGTTCGACAAGCTCGAGGAGATCCACGAGGACGGGACGTCGGTGCTACTCGTCGAGCAGAACGTCGACGCGGCGCTCGGCGCCGCCGACCGCATCTACACGCTCGAAGGGGGCGAGATAGACGACCGGGGGACCACCGACCAGTTCAGCGACTCGGACGCTGCCGAG